Proteins encoded in a region of the Perca fluviatilis chromosome 6, GENO_Pfluv_1.0, whole genome shotgun sequence genome:
- the si:ch211-170d8.2 gene encoding uncharacterized protein si:ch211-170d8.2 isoform X2, giving the protein MRVELHLHVSNPQHLDIKPVLSSMAKRGLPTRYSVWSRGNAAELRVDLLFLFQSLQEATGGAAGGPSLVNMRRAVFSSRGSPPGEKPTFGALHDTASDVWGDGVALELGLALGCSRAGSGLSCGTGGVHLAHTPFMALYYR; this is encoded by the exons ATGAGAGTAGAGCTTCACCTCCACGTTTCCAACCCACAACATCTGGATATCAAGCCTGTGCTTTCATCTATGGCAAAGCGCGGCCTTCCTACAAG GTACAGCGTGTGGTCCCGGGGCAACGCAGCGGAGCTGAGAGTGGATCTGCTGTTCCTTTTCCAGAGCCTGCAGGAGGCGACAGGTGGGGCCGCAGGGGGTCCCAGCTTGGTGAACATGCGGCGGGCGGTGTTCTCTTCCAGGGGGTCTCCCCCAGGAGAAAAGCCCACTTTTGGGGCTCTGCATGACACTGCTAGTGATGTGTGGGGGGATGGGGTGGCTCTGGAGCTGGGCTTGGCCCTGGGCTGCAGTCGGGCTGGATCAGGGCTGTCCTGCGGAACTGGCGGCGTTCACCTCGCTCACACACCTTTCATGGCTCTGTACTACCGGTGA
- the si:ch211-170d8.2 gene encoding uncharacterized protein si:ch211-170d8.2 isoform X1, with protein MVGFGALRGASLCRRIKRKQWGANGWLRARTKRGAGSVRRVRIQILSTEMLPLSVGYIAGRERERERERESVGTTEKLPVYPSVKIQRPGFRNTTMASSHRVWIALFLLMGMTSDTGVFGRAVDTLGFLSQSPKTADGSSGPTLRAGVLRRWRRGVAETHRERCAELAAPWLENAQVPEDNATLLQLRVRPLSPGASHGLVFPGKSLFSFVRRVYHCCQEGVNCRRVKGIQGRLRGGTDVEFLLSREILSLAVMRVELHLHVSNPQHLDIKPVLSSMAKRGLPTRYSVWSRGNAAELRVDLLFLFQSLQEATGGAAGGPSLVNMRRAVFSSRGSPPGEKPTFGALHDTASDVWGDGVALELGLALGCSRAGSGLSCGTGGVHLAHTPFMALYYR; from the exons ATGGTTGGGTTCGGCGCTCTTCGGGGCGCCTCATTATGCAGGCGCATTAAAAGAAAGCAGTGGGGGGCAAATGGGTGGTTAAGGGCTCGAACAAAAAGAGGGGCAGGGTCTGTGAGGAGGGTCAGGATTCAAATTCTAAGTACTGAGATGCTCCCATTGTCAGTGGGGTACAtagcaggcagagagagagagagagagagagagagagagagtgttggCACAACAGAGAAGCTGCCTGTTTATCCATCAGTGAAGATCCAAAGACCAGGATTTAGAAATACCACCATGGCCTCCTCGCACCGCGTTTGGATTGCTCTATTTCTTCTCATGGGAATGACAAGTGACACTGGAGTATTTGGTCGCGCAGTAGACACGCTGGGATTTCTGTCACAGTCGCCGAAAACTGCAGATGGATCTTCCGGACCAACTTTACGCGCGGGCGTGTTGAGACGGTGGAGGCGCGGGGTCGCCGAGACGCACCGGGAGCGGTGCGCAGAGCTGGCGGCGCCTTGGCTGGAAAACGCACAAGTTCCCGAGGATAATGCCACGCTACTGCAGCTCCGTGTTCGGCCCCTTTCCCCGGGAGCCTCCCATGGCCTGGTTTTCCCAGGAAAATCTCTTTTCAGCTTTGTCCGACGGGTTTACCACTGCTGTCAAGAAGGGGTAAACTGCAGACGCGTAAAAGGAATTCAAGGGCGCTTGCGAGGAG gcaCAGATGTGGAGTTCCTCCTCAGCAGGGAGATTTTATCATTGGCGGTTATGAGAGTAGAGCTTCACCTCCACGTTTCCAACCCACAACATCTGGATATCAAGCCTGTGCTTTCATCTATGGCAAAGCGCGGCCTTCCTACAAG GTACAGCGTGTGGTCCCGGGGCAACGCAGCGGAGCTGAGAGTGGATCTGCTGTTCCTTTTCCAGAGCCTGCAGGAGGCGACAGGTGGGGCCGCAGGGGGTCCCAGCTTGGTGAACATGCGGCGGGCGGTGTTCTCTTCCAGGGGGTCTCCCCCAGGAGAAAAGCCCACTTTTGGGGCTCTGCATGACACTGCTAGTGATGTGTGGGGGGATGGGGTGGCTCTGGAGCTGGGCTTGGCCCTGGGCTGCAGTCGGGCTGGATCAGGGCTGTCCTGCGGAACTGGCGGCGTTCACCTCGCTCACACACCTTTCATGGCTCTGTACTACCGGTGA